In Modestobacter versicolor, a single genomic region encodes these proteins:
- a CDS encoding sigma 54-interacting transcriptional regulator, producing MTDAAPLGTSQSPTPPAPTTLGELRASGATPKPVKAEIRDNLLARLAAGEPSLPGIVGFEDTVVPEVERALIAGHDLVLLGERGQGKTRLIRTLVGLLDEWTPVLVGSELNEHPLQPISVWGRRQVAEHGDATPVGWLHRSERFGEKLATPDTSVGDLIGDVDPIKVAEGRTLGDPETVHYGLVPRTNRGIFSVNELPDLAERIQVALLNVLEERDIQIRGYRVRLPLDLLLVASANPEDYTNRGRIITPLKDRFGAEVRTHYPIELADEVRLLEQEAQTGWLSGTGAEAPLVPAHLVEIVARFTRLVRESSHVDQRSGVSARFAIAGLETVAASAVRRAAVAGESRPVARVVDLPSVVPASRGKVEFADAGTDNDDDRDLEVLEHLLRQATAQTFRARCGGLDLTGLQEHFTGGDTVESGDLVPAAALLGQLGTIPHLAQLLGRLGVPEGEQSAEQAAAAVEFALEGLYLTRRLAKDTDGGRTIYGA from the coding sequence GTGACGGACGCCGCACCGCTGGGGACCTCGCAGTCCCCCACCCCTCCCGCTCCCACCACCCTGGGCGAGCTCCGCGCGAGCGGGGCCACCCCGAAGCCGGTCAAGGCCGAGATCCGCGACAACCTGCTCGCCCGGCTCGCCGCCGGTGAGCCCTCGCTGCCCGGAATCGTCGGGTTCGAGGACACCGTCGTCCCCGAGGTCGAGCGCGCGCTCATCGCCGGGCACGACCTGGTCCTGCTCGGCGAGCGCGGCCAGGGCAAGACCCGGCTCATCCGCACCCTGGTCGGCCTGCTCGACGAGTGGACGCCGGTGCTGGTCGGCAGCGAGCTCAACGAGCACCCGCTGCAGCCGATCAGCGTCTGGGGGCGCCGGCAGGTCGCCGAGCACGGCGACGCCACCCCGGTCGGCTGGCTGCACCGCAGCGAGCGCTTCGGCGAGAAGCTGGCCACCCCCGACACCAGCGTCGGCGACCTGATCGGCGACGTCGACCCGATCAAGGTGGCCGAGGGCCGCACCCTCGGCGACCCGGAGACCGTGCACTATGGCCTGGTCCCGCGCACCAACCGCGGCATCTTCAGCGTCAACGAGCTGCCCGACCTCGCCGAGCGGATCCAGGTGGCGCTGCTCAACGTGCTGGAGGAGCGCGACATCCAGATCCGCGGCTACCGGGTGCGGCTGCCGCTGGACCTGCTGCTGGTCGCCAGCGCCAACCCCGAGGACTACACCAACCGTGGCCGGATCATCACCCCGCTCAAGGACCGGTTCGGCGCCGAGGTGCGCACCCACTACCCGATCGAGCTCGCCGACGAGGTGCGCCTGCTCGAGCAGGAGGCGCAGACCGGCTGGCTGAGCGGCACCGGGGCCGAGGCGCCGCTGGTGCCCGCGCACCTGGTCGAGATCGTCGCCCGGTTCACCCGGCTGGTCCGCGAGTCCAGCCACGTCGACCAGCGCTCCGGGGTCAGCGCCCGGTTCGCGATCGCCGGGCTGGAGACGGTCGCCGCCTCCGCCGTCCGCCGGGCCGCGGTGGCCGGCGAGTCGCGGCCGGTGGCCCGGGTCGTCGACCTGCCGAGCGTCGTCCCGGCCAGCCGCGGCAAGGTCGAGTTCGCCGACGCCGGCACCGACAACGACGACGACCGCGACCTGGAGGTGCTCGAGCACCTGCTGCGGCAGGCGACGGCGCAGACGTTCCGGGCCCGCTGCGGCGGCCTGGACCTCACCGGGCTGCAGGAGCACTTCACCGGTGGCGACACGGTCGAGTCCGGTGACCTGGTGCCGGCAGCGGCGCTGCTGGGCCAGCTCGGCACGATCCCGCACCTGGCCCAGCTGCTCGGCCGGCTCGGCGTGCCCGAGGGCGAGCAGTCCGCCGAGCAGGCGGCCGCGGCGGTGGAGTTCGCGCTGGAGGGGCTGTACCTCACCCGGCGGCTGGCCAAGGACACCGACGGCGGCCGCACGATCTACGGGGCCTGA